In Pasteurella dagmatis, the sequence GAAGTGGAAGTTGCACCAATTGCACAAATGTGGCTGGAAAGTTTAGGGGATTTGCCAATCACGAATGCTGAAAATCGTTTAACGTTTAATAAACAGCAGGCATTAGCGTTTAGCCAGCTAACATTTCAGCAGGGTTTTTCTGCTTGGCTGTTAGATGGTGTAACGGGATCTGGTAAGACCGAAATTTATTTGCAGTTTATTGAAGAAGTATTGAAAAAAGGTCAGCAAGTGTTGGTTCTGGTGCCTGAAATAGGTTTAACTCCTCAGACAGTACAGCGTTTTCGCATGCGTTTTAATGTGGTGATTGATGTGTTACATTCCAACGTGAATGACACTCAACGATTAAATGTATGGCAACGAGCAAGAACGGGTCAGAGTGCGATCGTTATCGGAACAAGATCAGCCCTGTTTACGCAATTTTCAGATCTTGGCTTAATTGTGATTGATGAAGAGCACGATGCCTCATTTAAACAGCAAGATAGTTTCCGTTATCACGCGCGTGATCTGTCATTGGTGTTGGCAAAACAATTGAATATTCCGGTTTTAATGGGATCGGCTACGCCAAGTTTGGAAAGTCTTAATAATGTCAAAAATGGTAAATATCGCCATATTGTCTTATCAAAAAGAGCGGGAAATTCGACCGCACTTCGCCATTCTGTGATTGATTTAAAACAGCAAACCGTACACAACGGCTTGTCAGAACGTTTGTTGAAACAAATGGAAGTGCATTTGCAAAAAGGCAATCAGGTTTTACTGTTTTTAAATCGTCGTGGGTTTGCGCCTGTAATGTTATGCCACGAATGTGGGTGGATGGCGGAATGTCATCACTGCGAAAAGCCTTATACCTATCATCAACATCAACGTGCTTTACGTTGTCATCATTGTGCTTCTCAAAAGCCAATTCCTATGCAATGTGGACATTGTGGATCTACGCATTTAATTACGACGGGGCTGGGTACAGAGCAGTTAGAACAGACATTGGCAGAGTATTTTCCACAGTACCAAATTACACGAATTGACCGCGACAGTACAGCAAGTAAAGGTAAGTTAGAGAGATATTTATCAGATATTCAGCAAGGTAAAAGCCAGATTTTAATTGGTACGCAAATGTTGGCGAAAGGTCACCATTTCCCTGATGTGACATTAGTGGCGTTGGTGAATGTGGATAGTGCATTGTTTTCCGTTGATTTCCGTGCAGAAGAGCGTTTAGCACAGTTGTATGTGCAGGTGGCTGGTAGAGCAGGAAGAATGGAAAAGCAAGGCGAAGTAGTGTTACAAACGCATTATCCTGATCACCCGCTTTTACAAACTTTACTCATACAAGGCTACGACAAATTTGCGGAGCAAGCCTTGCAACTTCGACAGAATATGGGGCTACCGCCTTTTAGTGCACAGGCGTTGTTTAAGGCACAAAGCCGATATTCTGAAGAAGCAGAACAACAGTTACAGAAAATTGCAGATTATTTTTACCAATGGAATGCGACAACCAATAATCAATTGCAGATTTTAGGGCCGATTACTGCACCGTTTAGTAAAAAAGCAGGACAGTTCCGTTGGCAATTGTTATTACAACATCCTTCACGAATGTTGTTACAACAAGCCTTAGCACAATTTCAACAAGCGAATATTGTGACCTCAAGCAAAGTGCGGTGTGTTTTAGATGTGGATCCAATCGATTTAAGTTAGCTTAATTTGAGTTAAAAAGGATTTTTCAGTAAAATTGTTCAGATTTTTTGATTATTTTGAAAAGGTAATATCGTGGCAAGACGCAATCATCCCGCAAGAGGCGGTAGTAAAAAGAAGAAAGGAACAAGTAAAACAGTGCTATTTTTAATTGCAGGTGCTGTGATTGTTGTTTTTGCTTTGGTGTTATTTTTTATGAAAGAAAAAGCACCAGAAGTCGTTGTTCCTAAGGTAGAGAAAACAGCACCGAAAAGCGTATTACCAAATCGTCCAGAAGAAGTGTGGAGTTATATTCAGGCTTTAGAAACTCGCACGGTACCAGTAGATGATAATGCAAAAAATTTAGATAAAAATATGCGCTTAACCGAAGAACAAAAGAAAATTTTGTTAGCAATGGAAAAAGAGCAAAAAGAAGCAGAACAAGCGCGCTTGAAACAACAGGAAGAACGTCAGAAAGCAGAAGAAATGGCGAAGAAAGAAGCCGCACTTTCTACACCTAAAGCTCCTGAAACACCAAAACAAACTAAACCACAAAATACACCGGCAACGGTTGTCGAAGCGAAAGCAAGCGAGTCGAAAAAAGTGGACATTGTAAAAGAAGTGCCAAAAACAGAAACGCCAAAAGCAGAAGTCGTGAAAAAAGTGGAAAAGCCGGTAGAGAAACCTGCTGAAAATCCAGCGCCAATAAAAACGACAACGAACGGAAGACAATATGGTTTGCAATGTGGTGCGTTTAAAAATAAAGCGCAAGCTGATAATTTACAAGCACGCCTTGCTTTAACGGGCTTAAATGCTCGAGTCAATTCAAGTGCCGAATGGAACCGAGTTGTCGTGGGGCCTTTGGGCGATAGAGCCTCTGCGGTTCGAGCGCAAGAAAAAGCAAAATCAGTGATAAATTGTGTTGTTATCGGCATGTAATTAGTTAAAAAAACGTGGTGTAAAAACTGCGTTTTTTTGTTTTTGAACTTGCTTAAATTTTAAAACTCTTTAAAATGAACGAACGTTCATTCAGTTAGTGCATACATCATATGTGCTGATTGTTCCCTTCTAAATGTAAATCAATTGAGTGAATTTTATTATGCGTCAATCTGATACAGATATGACCGAGCATATTTTTACGGCAATAGATCATCTGATGGCGAAAGATGGTTTACATAATTTGTCGATGCATAAAATTGCAAAGGCAGCCAATATTTCGCCAGGTACAATTTATATTTATTTTAAATGTAAAGAAGAATTGCTAGAACAATTTGCTCGGCAAGTATTTGCACGTTTTCAGCGTGAATTAGAAAAGAATTATGACGAAAGTCAGTCACTTTTCGGACAATATCGTCAAATGTGGTGGAACATTTGGCATTTTTTAGGTGAAAACCCAAATATTATATTGAATATGCATCAATATCAGTCCTTACCGGGATTTGATAAGGTGATAAGAGAGTGGGATCGTAGCCACTGGACATTATTCTGTGAAAAAGGGCAGAAACTCGGTGTGTTATGTGATTTACCAAGTAATATTCTCTTTTCTTTAGGGTTAGAAAGTGCGATGAAAATTGCGTGGAAACAAATCTATTTTAAAGAATCGTTTTCTGAAGGATTACTGGAGTCGGTAATTCAATGCTCTTGGCGAGCAATGCAAAAATAGTTTATTTTTTGATATTAATGGAGTTTTTGTATGAGTGGGACTCAAGCAAATCAACCTAAACGATCTCATTCGGTGATGATGAAAATCATTTTAGGGATCATTGTATTTTTATTTGCAGTGGTGATCGTTTTCAATGTGATCAAAGGGAAAATGATTGAGAAAGCCATTGCTGGAATGGGAGAAAAAATTTATCCCGTAACGGCGATGACAATTCAACCACAACAATGGACACCTGTGATTGAAACAACGGGCTTGGTGCGACCAAATCAGGGCGCAATGTTAAGCTCGCAAACATCAGGTACTGTGAGCGAAGTGTTAGTGCAATCTGGTCAAGAAGTTAAAAAAGGTGACATCTTAGTGGTGTTAGATAGTTCAGTAGAACAATCTAACTTACGTGCGTCGCTTGCACAATTATCTTCTGTCAAAGCGACTTATCAACGCTATTTGAATTTGTATAAAACCAAAAGCGTTTCTCAACAAGAACTAGATAACGCAAAAGCGGCTTATGAAGCATTAGAGTCTAATATCGCTGCATTAAAAGCGGGGATTGCTCGTCGCCAAATTGTTGCCCCCTTTGATGGTAAAACTGGTATTGTGAAAGTCAACGTTGGGCAATATGTAAATCCAGGTTTTGAGATTGTGCGTGTTGAAGACACAAGTAGTATGAAGATTGATTTTGCACTTTCTCAAACTCAATTAGAAAACTTATACATTGGTCAAAAAGTCACCGCAACTGCGGATGCAAGAAGTGGTGAAACCTTTGCAGCAAAAATTACAGCGATTGAGCCCGCAATCAGCTCAACAACTGGTTTAATTGATGTGCAAGCGACTTTTGATGTAGAAGATGGCCGTAAATTGTTGTCTGGAATGTTCACACGTTTGCGTGTGGCATTAGCTACAGAATATGACCAAGTTGTCGTGCCACAAGTGGCGGTTAGTTACAATATGTATGGTGAAATTGCTTATGTATTGATACCTCTTTCAGACGAAGATCGTGAAGCATTAAGTCATCGTAAAGATTTTGACCCTAACAATTTAGACAAAACGTATCGTGCAAAACAAATCACCGTATTTACTAAAGATCGCCAAGGCATTTATGCACAGTTAAAAGGCGATGACGTGAAAGTTGGCGATAAAATTGTGACAGGTGGTCAACAAAATTTAAGTAATGGTAGCTTAGTTATCGTGGCTGACAAAGCTGGCGTAGGTACACAACAACCTGCGAAGAAAAATAACCTATAAAGTGCGGTAGAAAATAGGAAAGATTTTATGAATTATTCATTATTACTCAAACAATTAGAGCAAATTTTAGAGACTGAAACTTATATTATTTCAAGAATGGCAAACACCTCCGCATTTATTTATGAACATATGCCAGACTTGAACTGGGTTGGCTTTTATATTGTGAAAGACGGCGTGTTAAAAGTAGGTCCATTCCAAGGGAAAGTGGCTTGTTCAGATATCGGCTTTGGCAAAGGCGTGTGTGGCTATACGTGGAAAACTGGCACAACAACGGTGGTGGAAGATGTGCATCAATTTGATGGGCATATTGCTTGTGATAGCGCATCACAGTCAGAAGTTGTTGTTCCGATTTTTAAAGACGGTGAAATGATTGCAGAGTTAGATGTAGATTCACCTCGTTTAGCGCGTTTTTCAGCGGAAGATGTAGAATTTTTAGAAAAATGTGCCGCACTTATCTGAATGAAAAAGTAGGAAACTAAAATGCGATTTACCGATATTTTTATTCGACGTCCTGTCTTGGCGGTGTCAATTAGCTTGTTAATCATTATTCTTGGTTTACAAGCTATTGCTAAGCTTGCAGTACGAGAATATCCAAAAATGACAACGACGGTAATCAATGTCTCGACGATTTATCCCGGCGCAGATGCAAGTTTAATTCAAGCGTTCGTAACGTCGAAATTAGAAGAGGCAGTTGCTCAAGCGGATAATATTGATTATTTGTCATCGAAAAGTTTGCCAAATAGTTCGTTAATTACGATCAAAATGAAATTGAATACGGATCCTAATGCGGCATTGGCAGATGTGTTAGCCAAAGTAAACTCTGTGCGTTCTCAGCTACCTAGAGGGATAGATGATCCTGTAATTACTTCATCAACCGGTGGTACGGGTATGATGTATATCCAATTTAGCTCGGCGAAATTGGATGCAAGTCAAGTTACTGATTATATTGAGCGTGTGATTAAGCCACAATTCTTTACGGTAGAAGGTGTGGCAGAGGTGCAAATATTTGGTGCGTCTGATTATGCGTTACGTATTTGGTTAGATCCAGCCAAAATGGCATCACAGAACTTATCCGCAATGGCTGTGAGAAGTGCATTGTCATCGAATAACGTACAAACTGCGGCAGGTAATGACAATGGTTTTTATGTTACTTATAAAAATAAAGTGGAAACCACAACAAAATCTGTTGAAGAATTGGGTAATTTAGTGATTTCATCGAAAGGCAATAAGCTGGTACGTTTACGTGATATTGCCGAAGTGGAATTAAATAAATCCAGTGATAGTACTCGAGCAGTTGCCAATGGCTTGGAATCTGTAGTGCTTGCAATTAACCCAACTTCGTCAGCAAACCCATTGGTAGTAGCCGAAAATGTTCGCCCCTTGTATGAGCAAATTAAGCGTAATTTGCCAGACAGTATGAGCGCAGAAATTCTGTATGATACCACAATTGCGATTAATAATTCGATTGATGAAGTAGTGAAAACCATTCTAGAAGCAACCATCATCGTATTGGTAGTAATCACTTTATTTATCGGATCATTGCGAGCGATTTTAATTCCAGTAATTACAATTCCTATCTCGTTAATTGGGGTAATAATGCTATTACAAGCGTTTGATTTCTCCATTAACTTAATGACCTTGCTAGCATTGATTTTAGCGATTGGCTTGGTGGTAGACGATGCGATAGTTGTACTTGAAAACGTTGATCGCCACATTAAACTCGGTGAAACACCATTCCGAGCAGCAATTATTGGTACACGAGAAATTGCAGTACCTGTTATCTCAATGACAATCGCATTGATGGCGGTATATTCACCGATGGCATTGATGGATGGTATTACAGGTTCATTATTTAAAGAATTTGCTTTAACACTTGCAGGTGCAGTGTTTATTTCAGGTGTGGTGGCATTAACACTTTCACCAATGATGAGTAGTACTTTATTAAAACCGCATACTGATCCAAGTAAATTAGAAAAATGTATCGAGCATATGTTGACCAAAATGAATAATGGTTATAACTATGCGTTAAATCTAGTGATGGCTAGCCGCAAATGTATGTTGGCATTTGCTGCAATC encodes:
- the priA gene encoding primosomal protein N'; translation: MQLIRVALAVPLFRFFDYLLPTDLKAVIGGRVVVPFGTQKRVAIVVDFPTESEIDPKQLKAVVEVLDNESLFNTETWKLLHWASSYYQTALGEVLFQALPVKLRQGESAVEKSKIFWKLTALGEQAFAQQFETGEFKHAKKQLEVLHTLLQMPLEKGNNPFSAAIFSTLKQKAFIDEVEVAPIAQMWLESLGDLPITNAENRLTFNKQQALAFSQLTFQQGFSAWLLDGVTGSGKTEIYLQFIEEVLKKGQQVLVLVPEIGLTPQTVQRFRMRFNVVIDVLHSNVNDTQRLNVWQRARTGQSAIVIGTRSALFTQFSDLGLIVIDEEHDASFKQQDSFRYHARDLSLVLAKQLNIPVLMGSATPSLESLNNVKNGKYRHIVLSKRAGNSTALRHSVIDLKQQTVHNGLSERLLKQMEVHLQKGNQVLLFLNRRGFAPVMLCHECGWMAECHHCEKPYTYHQHQRALRCHHCASQKPIPMQCGHCGSTHLITTGLGTEQLEQTLAEYFPQYQITRIDRDSTASKGKLERYLSDIQQGKSQILIGTQMLAKGHHFPDVTLVALVNVDSALFSVDFRAEERLAQLYVQVAGRAGRMEKQGEVVLQTHYPDHPLLQTLLIQGYDKFAEQALQLRQNMGLPPFSAQALFKAQSRYSEEAEQQLQKIADYFYQWNATTNNQLQILGPITAPFSKKAGQFRWQLLLQHPSRMLLQQALAQFQQANIVTSSKVRCVLDVDPIDLS
- the ftsN gene encoding cell division protein FtsN encodes the protein MARRNHPARGGSKKKKGTSKTVLFLIAGAVIVVFALVLFFMKEKAPEVVVPKVEKTAPKSVLPNRPEEVWSYIQALETRTVPVDDNAKNLDKNMRLTEEQKKILLAMEKEQKEAEQARLKQQEERQKAEEMAKKEAALSTPKAPETPKQTKPQNTPATVVEAKASESKKVDIVKEVPKTETPKAEVVKKVEKPVEKPAENPAPIKTTTNGRQYGLQCGAFKNKAQADNLQARLALTGLNARVNSSAEWNRVVVGPLGDRASAVRAQEKAKSVINCVVIGM
- a CDS encoding TetR/AcrR family transcriptional regulator → MRQSDTDMTEHIFTAIDHLMAKDGLHNLSMHKIAKAANISPGTIYIYFKCKEELLEQFARQVFARFQRELEKNYDESQSLFGQYRQMWWNIWHFLGENPNIILNMHQYQSLPGFDKVIREWDRSHWTLFCEKGQKLGVLCDLPSNILFSLGLESAMKIAWKQIYFKESFSEGLLESVIQCSWRAMQK
- the acrA gene encoding multidrug efflux RND transporter periplasmic adaptor subunit AcrA is translated as MSGTQANQPKRSHSVMMKIILGIIVFLFAVVIVFNVIKGKMIEKAIAGMGEKIYPVTAMTIQPQQWTPVIETTGLVRPNQGAMLSSQTSGTVSEVLVQSGQEVKKGDILVVLDSSVEQSNLRASLAQLSSVKATYQRYLNLYKTKSVSQQELDNAKAAYEALESNIAALKAGIARRQIVAPFDGKTGIVKVNVGQYVNPGFEIVRVEDTSSMKIDFALSQTQLENLYIGQKVTATADARSGETFAAKITAIEPAISSTTGLIDVQATFDVEDGRKLLSGMFTRLRVALATEYDQVVVPQVAVSYNMYGEIAYVLIPLSDEDREALSHRKDFDPNNLDKTYRAKQITVFTKDRQGIYAQLKGDDVKVGDKIVTGGQQNLSNGSLVIVADKAGVGTQQPAKKNNL
- a CDS encoding GAF domain-containing protein; amino-acid sequence: MNYSLLLKQLEQILETETYIISRMANTSAFIYEHMPDLNWVGFYIVKDGVLKVGPFQGKVACSDIGFGKGVCGYTWKTGTTTVVEDVHQFDGHIACDSASQSEVVVPIFKDGEMIAELDVDSPRLARFSAEDVEFLEKCAALI
- the acrB gene encoding multidrug efflux RND transporter permease subunit AcrB, with amino-acid sequence MRFTDIFIRRPVLAVSISLLIIILGLQAIAKLAVREYPKMTTTVINVSTIYPGADASLIQAFVTSKLEEAVAQADNIDYLSSKSLPNSSLITIKMKLNTDPNAALADVLAKVNSVRSQLPRGIDDPVITSSTGGTGMMYIQFSSAKLDASQVTDYIERVIKPQFFTVEGVAEVQIFGASDYALRIWLDPAKMASQNLSAMAVRSALSSNNVQTAAGNDNGFYVTYKNKVETTTKSVEELGNLVISSKGNKLVRLRDIAEVELNKSSDSTRAVANGLESVVLAINPTSSANPLVVAENVRPLYEQIKRNLPDSMSAEILYDTTIAINNSIDEVVKTILEATIIVLVVITLFIGSLRAILIPVITIPISLIGVIMLLQAFDFSINLMTLLALILAIGLVVDDAIVVLENVDRHIKLGETPFRAAIIGTREIAVPVISMTIALMAVYSPMALMDGITGSLFKEFALTLAGAVFISGVVALTLSPMMSSTLLKPHTDPSKLEKCIEHMLTKMNNGYNYALNLVMASRKCMLAFAAIIFATLPFLFNSLAHELTPAEDRGAFMVVGRGPSNVNVDYVQEGMREFEQILKNTPEVDFSMVISGAMGSNQSFSVVTLKDWSERDRKQSEILNELNKKAAHIPEIALTGFNFPEINTGEQGPPIGFVISTANDYKDLANVAGEFLDKMKKSGNFVYTALDLKFDTAQMRIKIDKEKAGTYGVTMQQISATLGSFLSAATIERVDIDGRAYRIIMQVKRDQRLSPESLNNYYVTASNGKSVPLSSFLTVTLEPQPTSLPRFSQLNSAVISAVPLPTKSIGEAVEWLKAAAQENLPQGYNYDFTSQARQLEQEGNALAFTFVLAVIIIFLVLAIQFESIRDPLVIMISVPLAVSGALLTLNILSNTVPGLLRAFGIVMSFPGTTLNIYSQVGLITLVGLITKHGILMCEVAKEQQLHYGKNRTEAIMEAAKVRLRPILMTTAAMVAGVIPLLYATGAGGVSRFSIGIVIASGLTIGTLFTLFVLPVIYSYIATEHKLLPEFDESIKPLTDNSSH